In Solanum stenotomum isolate F172 chromosome 6, ASM1918654v1, whole genome shotgun sequence, one DNA window encodes the following:
- the LOC125868036 gene encoding serine/threonine-protein kinase SAPK7-like: MQNYEVVKELGSGNFGVARLMRHKETKQLVAMKYIERGRKIDENVAREIINHRSLRHPNIIRFKEVLLTSTHLGIVMEYAAGGELFDRICQAGRFSEPEARYFFQQLISGVHYCHNMQICHRDLKLENTLLDGSPAPRLKICDFGYSKSSVLHSRPKSTVGTPAYIAPEVLSRREYDGKSADVWSCGVTLYVMLVGGYPFEDVDDPKNFRKTISRIMGVQYKIPDYVHISHDCKHLLSRIFVASPARRITLKEIKNHPWFLKSLPKELTESAQAVYYKRDNPTFSLQSIEEIMKIVSEARNPPTPSRPVPHFGWGTEEEEEDGETKEEDEEEDEEDEYEKQVKQVHASGEFHITHDDA, encoded by the exons ATGCAGAATTACGAAGTTGTGAAGGAATTGGGATCTGGTAATTTTGGTGTGGCCAGGCTCATGAGGCACAAAGAAACTAAACAGCTTGTTGCCATGAAATACATTGAACGAGGCCGCAAG ATTGATGAGAATGTGGCGAGAGAAATCATAAATCACAGATCATTAAGACATCCAAATATTATTCGTTTCAAAGAGGTGTTATTAACATCAACACATTTGGGAATAGTAATGGAGTATGCAGCTGGTGGTGAACTCTTTGATCGCATCTGTCAAGCTGGGAGATTCAGTGAACCTGAAGCTCGATACTTTTTTCAACAGTTGATCTCTGGAGTCCATTACTGCCACAACATG CAAATCTGTCACAGAGATCTGAAATTGGAAAACACACTGTTAGATGGAAGTCCAGCACCTCGTCTTAAAATTTGTGACTTTGGTTACTCCAAG TCGTCTGTGTTGCATTCACGTCCCAAATCCACTGTTGGAACACCAGCATATATTGCACCCGAGGTTCTATCACGCCGTGAATATGATGGCAAG tcTGCAGATGTATGGTCATGTGGAGTGACTTTATATGTCATGTTGGTGGGAGGATATCCTTTTGAAGATGTAGATGATCCCAAGAATTTCAGAAAAACTATTTCA AGAATAATGGGTGTTCAATACAAAATCCCAGACTACGTCCATATATCTCATGATTGCAAACACCTTCTTTCTCGCATTTTTGTTGCCAGTCCTGCCAGG AGAATCACACTAAAAGAGATCAAGAACCATCCATGGTTTTTAAAGAGCTTGCCAAAAGAACTTACAGAATCAGCTCAAGCAGTGTATTACAAAAGAGACAATCCAACATTCTCCCTTCAAAGCATTGAGGAGATCATGAAAATTGTATCAGAGGCAAGAAATCCACCAACTCCATCAAGGCCAGTTCCGCACTTTGGCTGGGGAactgaagaagaggaagaagacgGAGAGACCAAAGAAGAAGACGAGGAAGAGGATGAAGAAGACGAGTATGAAAAACAAGTTAAGCAAGTTCATGCAAGTGGAGAGTTTCATATCACACATGATGATGCTTAA